One Saprospiraceae bacterium DNA window includes the following coding sequences:
- the rpsP gene encoding 30S ribosomal protein S16 → MAVKLRLQRKGRKGAPFYHIVVADARSPRDGRFIEKLGTYNPLTVPATIELDRDRAYDWLKKGAQPTDTVRSILRFKGVLLKKHLDRGVKKGALTPEQAEEKLNAWIDQKEARIAARREASAEGKRQFVAAVDGVAKAKPKPAQPVEEVAEPAAEAVEATAEVVEAVETSPVEAAAEPVVEAVAEAPEATEPAEDAAPASEEEKSGDA, encoded by the coding sequence ATGGCAGTCAAACTTCGTCTGCAACGCAAAGGTCGCAAAGGCGCGCCTTTTTATCACATCGTAGTCGCTGACGCCCGCTCCCCGCGCGATGGCCGTTTCATCGAGAAACTCGGTACTTACAACCCCCTCACGGTTCCGGCCACCATCGAATTGGACCGCGACCGCGCTTACGACTGGCTGAAAAAAGGCGCTCAGCCGACCGATACAGTGCGTTCCATTCTTCGTTTCAAAGGTGTTTTGCTCAAAAAACACTTGGACCGCGGGGTGAAAAAAGGTGCATTGACCCCCGAACAAGCAGAAGAGAAATTAAATGCTTGGATAGACCAGAAAGAAGCCCGTATCGCTGCCCGCCGCGAGGCCAGCGCTGAGGGCAAGCGCCAATTTGTCGCAGCGGTGGATGGCGTCGCGAAAGCAAAGCCAAAGCCCGCCCAGCCTGTGGAAGAAGTGGCTGAGCCGGCAGCGGAAGCCGTCGAGGCCACTGCTGAGGTTGTGGAAGCCGTCGAGACATCACCCGTCGAAGCAGCAGCCGAGCCAGTGGTGGAGGCCGTCGCGGAAGCTCCCGAAGCGACCGAGCCTGCCGAGGACGCTGCGCCTGCTTCGGAAGAAGAAAAATCTGGAGACGCATAA